From Gimesia panareensis, the proteins below share one genomic window:
- a CDS encoding DUF1553 domain-containing protein, producing MTANRLKDCIVLLTLSLCGSAVLPAAEPVDYLKQIKPLLKTKCQSCHGALKQNSGFRVDTARFIKQGGDSGPGFEPGKADDSLLLGVLTGDAGFKMPPEGAGKPLTPDELALFRQWINAGAPAPENEVPEQDPRQFWSYQTPVKPVVPEVKNKAWGRNDIDAFLAAQHEQHNLVPRPPAEPAVLIRRLYLDLTGLPPTTAELEAYLADPSEEAYVKTVDKLLASPRYGERWGRHWMDVWRYSDWYGSRGINEIRYSQRHIWRWRDWIVESVNADKPYDRMIVEMLAGDELEPDNPDVVRATGFLGRNWYKFDRNVWMFDTVEHTSVAFLGLTMKCARCHDHKYDPLDQVEYYRFRAFFEPHNVRTDALSGTVDKEKDATLGMVLKDGLARVFDKELEQPTYLFQRGDDRQPDKEHPLTPAVPVNLTKEPVKIKPVELPLASYYPALRPEILKEKVQQAEQEIKSAESALRKSDTTIQQVEQQLADLQQGSATETDARPAIINERFQQPNPELWQTVSGKWEYQDGCLRQTNTGAFRTMVSQVDLPLNFQGRLRYKTLEPGQIHSVGLFFDAVDLRDAQAIYTAISNNKPTVQAFHRTAGRESYPRAGIFPCEIELNKEVVLDFVVEGQQLNVWLDGKLKLAYTMPVPRQAGKFALWNHAANSEFYELRIEPLAPGFQLAQSVKEDRRSPFAAPSKANLQQDLSLARTAREIAELNVQLQQAELKSLQARIAAEQAKVNEATDYEPLAKTASLREREAAAVQASLTVKQAQRDLATLPAATGDKPDKKRTAAEQKVAAAEKKLQAAQAAVKKEDTKYTPLGETFPRTSTGRRLALARWIADEQNPRTARVAVNHIWLRHFNQALVPTVANFGLNGRLPTHPDLLDWLAVTFMEQGWQMKPLHRQLVLSSAYRMSSAPGESESNRATDPNNRYLWRMNSRRMEAEMVRDCLLATAGTLDETRGGPELDEKQGETIHRRSLYFRNTPNEKMEFLELFDLANPNACYERLVSVVPQQALALTNSSLSLDQARLLAEQLEKTTKTDAAFIQAAFKQILSRPATAAEITACTKFLERHTSLLQQQGQQQFPGGGTSKRPPAADARQRARENLVHVLYSHNDFVTVR from the coding sequence ATGACTGCCAACCGACTCAAGGATTGCATCGTACTGCTGACGCTGAGTCTCTGCGGTTCAGCAGTGCTCCCGGCCGCGGAACCGGTCGATTATCTCAAGCAGATCAAGCCGCTGCTTAAAACCAAATGTCAGTCCTGTCATGGCGCCTTGAAACAGAATTCCGGCTTTCGCGTCGACACAGCCCGGTTCATAAAACAGGGGGGCGACTCCGGTCCCGGCTTCGAACCCGGCAAGGCGGACGACAGTCTGCTGCTGGGCGTACTGACCGGTGACGCCGGCTTCAAGATGCCCCCGGAAGGAGCGGGCAAACCGCTCACCCCGGATGAACTGGCCCTGTTCCGACAGTGGATCAACGCCGGTGCCCCCGCCCCGGAAAACGAAGTCCCCGAACAGGACCCACGGCAGTTCTGGTCTTACCAGACGCCTGTCAAACCAGTGGTCCCCGAGGTCAAAAACAAAGCCTGGGGGCGGAACGATATCGACGCTTTCCTTGCAGCCCAGCACGAACAACACAATCTGGTCCCCCGCCCTCCCGCAGAACCGGCGGTTCTGATCCGACGCCTGTACCTCGACCTCACTGGCCTGCCCCCCACCACGGCAGAACTGGAAGCCTACCTCGCCGATCCTTCTGAAGAGGCCTATGTCAAAACGGTCGACAAGCTACTCGCCAGCCCCCGTTACGGGGAACGCTGGGGACGACACTGGATGGACGTCTGGCGGTACAGCGACTGGTACGGCTCCCGTGGAATCAACGAGATCCGTTATAGCCAGCGGCATATCTGGCGCTGGCGGGACTGGATCGTTGAATCGGTCAATGCCGACAAGCCCTACGACCGGATGATTGTCGAGATGCTGGCTGGCGATGAACTTGAACCGGACAATCCCGATGTCGTCCGGGCTACCGGCTTCCTGGGTCGCAACTGGTACAAGTTCGACCGCAACGTCTGGATGTTCGATACCGTCGAGCACACATCCGTCGCCTTCCTGGGACTGACGATGAAATGCGCCCGCTGCCACGATCACAAATACGATCCCCTGGATCAGGTCGAATACTATCGCTTCCGCGCTTTCTTCGAGCCGCACAACGTCCGCACCGATGCCCTTTCAGGCACGGTCGACAAAGAAAAAGATGCCACACTGGGCATGGTCCTCAAAGATGGCCTCGCACGCGTGTTCGACAAGGAACTGGAACAGCCCACCTATCTCTTCCAGCGCGGCGACGATCGCCAGCCCGACAAAGAGCATCCCCTCACTCCAGCGGTCCCGGTCAACCTCACTAAGGAACCGGTAAAAATCAAGCCAGTCGAACTCCCCCTCGCCAGCTACTACCCGGCGTTGCGTCCCGAGATCCTCAAAGAAAAAGTGCAGCAGGCCGAACAGGAAATCAAATCCGCAGAATCAGCTTTACGCAAGTCCGACACCACCATTCAGCAGGTCGAACAACAGCTGGCAGACCTGCAACAAGGGTCTGCGACAGAGACCGACGCGCGTCCCGCGATCATCAACGAACGCTTCCAGCAGCCGAACCCCGAACTCTGGCAGACCGTTTCCGGCAAATGGGAGTACCAGGATGGCTGTCTGCGACAGACCAATACCGGTGCCTTTCGGACCATGGTTTCGCAGGTCGATCTGCCGCTGAATTTCCAGGGACGACTGCGTTACAAAACCCTGGAGCCGGGCCAGATCCATTCGGTCGGTCTCTTCTTTGATGCCGTCGACCTGCGCGATGCCCAGGCCATCTACACCGCAATCAGCAACAACAAACCGACCGTGCAGGCCTTCCACCGCACAGCAGGCCGCGAGTCGTATCCCCGGGCCGGCATCTTCCCCTGTGAAATTGAGCTCAACAAAGAGGTCGTCCTCGATTTCGTCGTGGAAGGACAGCAGCTCAACGTCTGGCTCGACGGCAAACTCAAACTGGCTTACACGATGCCCGTCCCCCGCCAGGCGGGTAAATTCGCCCTCTGGAATCACGCAGCCAACTCAGAATTTTACGAGCTGCGGATCGAACCGCTCGCCCCCGGTTTTCAACTTGCCCAGTCCGTGAAAGAAGACCGGCGTTCCCCCTTTGCGGCCCCTTCGAAAGCCAACCTGCAGCAGGATCTCTCCCTCGCCCGGACGGCGCGCGAGATCGCGGAATTGAACGTGCAACTGCAGCAGGCCGAGCTGAAATCGCTCCAGGCACGGATCGCCGCCGAACAGGCGAAGGTCAACGAGGCCACTGATTATGAACCGCTAGCGAAAACAGCCAGTCTTCGCGAACGGGAAGCCGCTGCCGTTCAGGCGTCCCTCACAGTCAAACAGGCGCAGCGGGATCTGGCAACACTGCCCGCCGCGACAGGAGACAAACCCGACAAAAAACGGACCGCGGCCGAACAGAAAGTCGCCGCTGCCGAGAAGAAACTGCAGGCAGCCCAGGCAGCTGTCAAAAAAGAAGATACGAAATACACGCCCCTGGGAGAAACATTCCCCCGCACCAGTACCGGCCGTCGCCTGGCCCTGGCCCGCTGGATTGCCGATGAACAGAATCCGCGCACCGCACGGGTCGCCGTGAACCACATCTGGCTGCGTCATTTCAACCAGGCCCTGGTTCCCACCGTCGCCAACTTCGGCTTGAACGGACGTCTGCCCACGCATCCGGATCTGCTCGACTGGCTGGCGGTCACATTTATGGAACAGGGCTGGCAGATGAAACCCCTGCATCGTCAGCTCGTCCTCTCCAGTGCCTACCGCATGAGTTCGGCTCCCGGAGAATCTGAATCGAACCGGGCCACTGATCCGAACAATCGTTATCTCTGGCGGATGAACTCCCGCCGCATGGAAGCGGAAATGGTGCGCGACTGCCTGCTCGCCACTGCGGGGACACTCGACGAAACCCGGGGCGGGCCGGAACTCGATGAAAAACAGGGAGAGACCATTCACCGCCGCAGTCTCTATTTCCGCAACACCCCCAACGAGAAAATGGAATTCCTGGAGCTGTTCGATCTGGCCAACCCGAACGCCTGCTACGAACGGCTCGTGAGCGTCGTGCCCCAACAGGCGCTCGCATTGACCAACAGCTCCCTGTCACTCGATCAGGCCCGACTGCTGGCAGAACAACTCGAGAAAACAACAAAAACCGATGCCGCGTTTATCCAGGCGGCCTTCAAACAGATTCTCTCCCGTCCCGCGACGGCCGCGGAGATCACCGCCTGTACGAAGTTTTTAGAACGACATACCAGTCTACTCCAGCAGCAGGGGCAGCAGCAGTTTCCCGGCGGAGGGACTTCGAAACGTCCACCCGCCGCCGATGCCCGGCAACGGGCCCGCGAGAACCTGGTGCATGTCCTCTATAGCCACAACGATTTTGTCACCGTCCGTTAA
- a CDS encoding DUF1501 domain-containing protein, translated as MSDQTPSNWFNSCGRVSRRSFLNNASLGLTGIALADLLQRESASGNALQAAESAIINGQPHFAPKAKSVIWYFMLGGTSHMESFDPKPALNKHAGKTIGDTEFNDLVTNSPYYRKNVRDFGGKPRKLMGQLYPLQVGYRKRGESGIEISDWWEHVGSCADDLAVVRSMWTTDNDHAAQLQFHTGRHIFDGFFPSIGSWVHYGLGSLNDNLPQFVVMGTPPGDCCGGTGAHDGSYLGPEHSGVKMSVNPSNPLPFGTPGSKVSREERRGQLELLSELNTLAGAAYPDDAEMRARIKSYELAFRMQMAVPEVVNISEETASTQNLYGLDNNETKRVGQQSLIARRLVERGVRFVQIYDGGWDAHSKLKQNHSQRIGQVDKPIAGLLKDLKQRGLLDETLVVWATEFGRTPGSERADGRDHHPYGFSIWMAGGGIKKGVTHGATDEIGFHAVEHRHYVTDLHATILHQLGLNHHSLEVPGHKRLEIDFGEPIKEIIA; from the coding sequence ATGTCTGACCAAACCCCCTCCAACTGGTTCAACTCCTGCGGCCGCGTCTCACGCCGTTCGTTTCTGAACAATGCCAGCCTGGGACTGACGGGCATCGCCCTGGCGGACCTGCTGCAGCGTGAGAGTGCGTCTGGTAACGCGCTCCAGGCAGCGGAATCGGCCATCATCAACGGACAGCCGCACTTCGCCCCCAAAGCCAAATCGGTGATCTGGTATTTCATGCTGGGCGGTACAAGCCACATGGAAAGTTTTGATCCCAAGCCCGCCCTCAACAAACATGCGGGCAAAACCATCGGCGATACCGAATTTAACGACCTGGTCACCAACTCCCCCTACTATCGCAAAAACGTGCGCGACTTCGGCGGCAAGCCCCGCAAGCTGATGGGCCAACTCTACCCGCTGCAGGTCGGCTATCGCAAACGGGGTGAGAGCGGCATTGAAATCAGCGACTGGTGGGAGCACGTCGGAAGCTGTGCGGACGACCTGGCCGTCGTTCGCTCGATGTGGACCACCGACAACGATCACGCGGCCCAGCTCCAGTTTCACACGGGCCGCCACATCTTTGACGGCTTCTTCCCTTCCATCGGCTCGTGGGTGCACTACGGTCTGGGATCGCTGAATGACAATCTGCCCCAGTTCGTGGTGATGGGCACGCCCCCCGGAGACTGTTGCGGCGGCACCGGTGCCCATGACGGCAGCTACCTGGGACCGGAACATTCCGGTGTGAAGATGTCCGTCAATCCGAGCAATCCGCTCCCCTTCGGCACACCGGGCAGCAAAGTCTCCCGCGAAGAACGCCGCGGTCAGCTGGAGCTCCTGAGCGAACTGAATACACTCGCCGGTGCCGCCTATCCCGACGATGCCGAAATGCGGGCCCGCATCAAATCCTACGAACTCGCCTTCCGCATGCAGATGGCCGTCCCCGAAGTCGTCAACATCAGCGAGGAGACCGCCTCCACCCAGAACCTGTACGGTCTGGACAATAACGAGACCAAACGCGTCGGCCAGCAATCACTGATTGCCCGCCGACTGGTAGAACGGGGCGTCCGCTTTGTGCAGATCTACGACGGCGGCTGGGACGCACATTCCAAGCTCAAGCAGAATCACAGCCAGCGGATCGGCCAGGTCGACAAACCGATCGCCGGCCTGCTCAAAGACCTGAAACAGCGGGGGCTGCTCGATGAAACCCTGGTCGTCTGGGCCACCGAGTTCGGTCGCACCCCCGGCTCCGAGCGTGCAGACGGACGCGACCATCATCCCTACGGCTTCTCGATCTGGATGGCCGGCGGTGGTATTAAGAAAGGTGTCACACACGGCGCCACCGACGAGATCGGCTTCCACGCGGTCGAACATCGGCACTACGTCACCGACCTGCACGCCACCATCCTGCATCAACTGGGACTCAATCACCACAGCCTCGAAGTCCCCGGCCACAAACGACTTGAGATCGATTTTGGCGAGCCGATCAAAGAGATCATCGCTTAA
- a CDS encoding PVC-type heme-binding CxxCH protein has protein sequence MNPLLPERSRFCCVMFFTLFCCLSATRAFAQGFPPEQAVQRMTVADGYEVQLVASEPLVRQPVAIDFDDRGRLWVIQYLQYPNPAGLKRVKVDQHTRSQYDRVPEPPPHGPRGADRLTILEDTDHDGQFDQAHDFVNGLNLASGFALGNGGVYVLQAPYLLFYPDRNRDDKPDGDPEVLLKGFGLDDASAVANSLTWGPDGWLYGCQGSTVTARIRGVKFVQAIWRYHPRTKAFELFAEGGGNMWGLDFDRQGNLLASTNLGGFVLLHIVQEGYYWKQFSKHGPLRNPFTFGYFDHAPHQNFKGGHVTVGGTVYQGTSLPASLQGKYISGNLLGHEIQFHTLIPDGTSFRTQHGGTLVQANDSWFAPTDLTVGPDGAIYFTDWHDKRTAHPNPDADWDRSNGRIYRLHGRGVKAAPFLQVHALESQQLLALLKQPNEWYVRAARRELITRQDPHVPAMLKTQLHQQHSDHQTLQLLWTLASLDGLDDPTALQLLQHPAPAVRSWTIRLLGDRRAVSPTIAERFIQLAQTDASPRVRSQLASTAARLPADPALEITQSILKRNLDRSDPHIPLLLWWAIEKQALTAIDDVEQRFVTTEAWQQPFVSEFILERLMKRYAAAATPRTLEVCQKLLTTAPNAKQNQLLQALDTGLALSGQGQLKPEQIPAALAKQLAARWRAHPENLVLMQLNARLGNPAVLKQALDIAVNDSQPLAQRTAMLKFLQQFGNESVIVPLLPLLDAQQPASLRQQAMLVLSRYADPRISQTLLISYPDYDASSQTQARRVLFTRQPWALAFLRQVDQRKLPAAELDLQELTTLNSLGNKTITGLTAKHWGQINQSDSQHKITEIRRVRFLLKHPGNAQRGSQLFQKQCGTCHQLHGTGNKLGPDLTTANRGDLNYLLESIIDPNRFVRKEYVSSVVVTRDGRVITGIIKVDQPDQIRIANNKNELTTIRRDDIEEIHDSPVSLMPEKILKQLSEQELQDLFAYLQRPAPKKD, from the coding sequence ATGAACCCGCTGCTTCCGGAAAGATCCCGCTTCTGTTGCGTAATGTTCTTCACCCTCTTCTGTTGTCTGAGCGCCACTCGTGCATTCGCGCAAGGCTTTCCCCCCGAACAGGCTGTCCAACGCATGACGGTTGCCGACGGTTATGAAGTCCAGCTGGTCGCCTCCGAACCACTGGTCAGACAGCCGGTCGCCATCGACTTCGACGACCGGGGCCGCCTCTGGGTCATTCAATATCTGCAGTACCCCAATCCCGCCGGCCTCAAACGGGTCAAGGTCGATCAACACACCCGCTCTCAATACGACCGGGTTCCGGAACCGCCGCCTCACGGCCCCCGGGGCGCGGATCGGCTGACGATCCTCGAAGATACCGATCACGACGGGCAGTTCGACCAGGCACACGACTTTGTGAACGGCTTGAATCTCGCCTCCGGGTTTGCCCTGGGCAATGGAGGCGTCTACGTGCTGCAGGCCCCCTACCTGCTCTTCTATCCGGACCGCAACCGCGATGACAAACCGGACGGCGATCCCGAAGTACTGCTGAAAGGCTTCGGCCTGGATGATGCCAGTGCGGTCGCGAATTCGCTGACCTGGGGACCGGACGGCTGGCTGTACGGCTGCCAGGGGAGCACCGTCACCGCCCGGATTCGCGGCGTCAAATTCGTGCAGGCGATCTGGCGTTATCATCCCCGCACCAAAGCCTTCGAACTCTTCGCCGAAGGGGGTGGCAACATGTGGGGGCTCGACTTCGACCGCCAGGGTAATTTGCTGGCCAGTACGAACCTGGGCGGCTTCGTCCTGCTGCACATCGTCCAGGAAGGCTACTACTGGAAACAGTTCTCCAAACATGGCCCGCTGCGAAATCCGTTTACATTCGGTTATTTCGATCATGCGCCCCATCAGAATTTCAAGGGGGGCCATGTTACCGTGGGCGGGACCGTCTACCAGGGCACCTCGCTGCCCGCTTCCCTGCAGGGAAAATACATCAGCGGCAATCTGCTGGGCCACGAAATTCAGTTTCACACGCTCATCCCCGACGGGACTTCCTTTCGCACACAGCACGGAGGCACGCTGGTGCAGGCCAACGACAGCTGGTTCGCCCCCACCGATCTGACCGTCGGCCCTGACGGAGCCATCTACTTCACCGACTGGCACGACAAGCGAACCGCGCACCCCAACCCGGACGCCGACTGGGATCGCAGCAACGGTCGCATCTATCGCCTACATGGCCGCGGCGTCAAAGCAGCCCCTTTCCTGCAGGTCCATGCGCTGGAAAGTCAACAACTGCTTGCCCTGTTAAAACAACCCAATGAATGGTACGTTCGCGCCGCCCGCCGGGAACTGATCACGCGGCAGGATCCCCACGTTCCCGCAATGCTCAAGACACAGCTGCATCAACAGCACAGCGATCACCAAACGCTGCAACTGCTCTGGACGCTCGCCTCACTGGACGGGCTCGACGATCCAACGGCCCTGCAGTTGCTACAGCACCCGGCTCCCGCGGTCCGCAGCTGGACCATTCGGCTCCTGGGCGATCGACGCGCCGTTTCCCCGACCATCGCCGAACGCTTCATTCAGCTCGCACAGACCGACGCCAGTCCCCGGGTCCGCAGTCAGCTCGCTTCCACCGCCGCCCGTCTCCCGGCTGATCCCGCGCTGGAAATCACCCAGAGTATTCTGAAACGGAACCTGGACCGCAGCGATCCCCACATCCCCCTGCTCCTCTGGTGGGCCATCGAAAAACAGGCCCTCACCGCCATCGATGATGTAGAGCAGCGGTTTGTCACCACGGAAGCCTGGCAACAGCCCTTTGTGAGTGAGTTCATCCTCGAACGGTTGATGAAACGCTACGCCGCTGCCGCTACTCCTCGCACACTCGAAGTCTGCCAGAAACTCTTGACCACCGCGCCGAATGCAAAACAGAATCAGCTGTTGCAGGCCCTCGATACCGGCCTGGCACTCTCCGGGCAGGGACAGCTCAAACCAGAGCAGATCCCCGCCGCACTTGCGAAACAACTGGCTGCCCGCTGGCGCGCTCATCCCGAAAACCTGGTATTGATGCAGCTCAATGCCCGGTTGGGAAATCCCGCAGTGCTCAAGCAGGCACTCGACATCGCCGTCAACGACAGCCAGCCCCTCGCACAACGTACCGCGATGCTCAAGTTCCTGCAACAATTTGGCAATGAATCAGTCATCGTTCCTCTGCTGCCGCTCCTGGACGCACAACAACCCGCCTCGCTCCGACAGCAGGCAATGCTCGTCCTGTCCCGCTACGCCGATCCCCGTATCAGCCAGACACTGCTCATATCGTATCCCGACTATGATGCCTCCTCACAAACCCAGGCCCGCCGCGTCCTTTTCACCCGCCAGCCCTGGGCACTCGCGTTTCTCCGTCAGGTCGATCAGAGAAAGCTGCCGGCAGCCGAGCTGGATTTACAGGAACTGACCACGCTCAACAGCCTGGGGAATAAAACCATCACCGGGCTGACCGCGAAGCACTGGGGGCAGATCAATCAGAGCGATTCGCAGCACAAGATCACCGAGATCCGCCGCGTCCGCTTCCTGTTGAAGCATCCGGGCAACGCCCAGCGCGGCAGCCAGCTGTTCCAGAAACAGTGCGGCACCTGCCATCAGCTGCACGGCACCGGCAACAAGCTGGGCCCCGACCTCACCACCGCCAATCGGGGAGACTTGAACTACCTGCTGGAGAGCATCATCGACCCCAATCGGTTTGTCCGCAAAGAATATGTCTCGTCGGTCGTCGTCACCCGCGATGGACGTGTCATCACCGGGATTATCAAAGTGGACCAGCCCGACCAGATCCGCATCGCCAACAACAAAAACGAGCTGACCACCATCCGACGGGACGACATCGAAGAGATCCACGATTCTCCCGTCTCCCTCATGCCGGAAAAAATCCTCAAACAGCTCAGCGAGCAGGAACTGCAGGACCTGTTCGCCTATCTGCAGCGCCCCGCCCCGAAAAAAGACTGA